The Salvelinus namaycush isolate Seneca chromosome 26, SaNama_1.0, whole genome shotgun sequence genomic sequence GAGAGAGGATGTGACAGAGTCATCAATAGTGTTGTGAGTGCTGGGGGTTGATTGGTTATTCTCAGTCACTCCACCCTGACGGAACCCTTCCCGCCAGGGGAAATCAGAAAACAGACACAAGGACAAAACAACTCTACACTAACACACGTCTCTGTGTGCGTGCACGCGCATTTGGATACTGGTGTATTGAGGAGAATCCACCACAAACTTTCTCTTCATCCAGTTGCCCTTGTTTGTACTGTAGACCACCTACTTCAGTAACTGCAAATAGCCAATGTATCTGCTCTGCATTTCTGTGATTACACAAAGACATCTGTGTATCCTCAGAACATTGGGGCAATACACACAGGACAGGAAGTGCTGGTTCCCAAGCACCAGGGAAATGGGACTGCTTTGGCTGGCTAGTACTCATCTCAATGTTAATTGGAGACTAATAGGATGGCTTAGGCTGGTCTGAGGGGACGTCCTTCCCTAAGCGTTAGGCTCGTGTCCAGACACAATGTGGGCATGGCTGCGCCTGATAGCAGTTTTGTTAATGGCAAAAAAACACAACAATGAGCCACTTGGGTGTTCAAAGATCATAGCGTAGTGCATATTTGCCAGGCTATGATTTATTTATCTTGACAGTAGGTCAGCTGTGTGCTCTTCCTCTCATTCTTTGTTAAAGTTTAAAAACAAAAGGATCCATATCCCTGCCATCgtagttgtattgtagtagtcttagtagtagtggtagtagtattggtagtaggaGTAGCGGAAGCAGAGAGATTCTGTTATTATAAGGGGATAAGTAGTAAATTGACTTATACAGTTAATCCTAGCATGGCAATCACAATAAAAAGCAAAGGTGTACCAAGGATATGGGGAACAAACCAATGATTAGAACATGGATGATTATGGCTATGCAGTTCAAGGGGAAAAAATAACAACTGAAGTGGTAATGGGAGAGTGTTAGGAATGAAGAGGTGATATATAGTTAATCGGCTGATATGGTAACCAAATGGTAATGATAAGGGAAGTATGGTAGAGAGGTGGTAATCGCTACACACAGCTCATGAGTGACACCTCTGAAGGCGACCTATGTTCCTCTCCGAATAAGATAAGAGGCTATGAGGAGAGGAAGATGGCTTAGTGAATCATTAGTGCACAGAGTGCTCATTAAACCACACATAGTGTCAGTCAGGGCATAAAGGTGCCGAGTGAAGAAGGCTCAAGCTAAAGTATGTATCTCACAAGCTATGTTAATAAAGCTACACATCTCTTAGGAGGATGTGTAAATGTACACTAAATCTGCTGAACACACAATTCATTTAAGCTGCCCACAATATATCACATGAAAGACATGGAAAAACATGCAATGACATTTTCTTTACAGTAAATAAACAATGTTGTGTTCTATAATGTTGAATTGCCTAATTagagtaaaaaaaatacaaaactttgtttgtttttgaaacacaggaatatacattttttgttgttctgTTGTACTGATATTTTAACAAATTTGACATGAGTAAAAAAACACTGCAGATAGAGAAATCATGTGTTAAGCTTTTGATCAGCATTTTCTTGTTAGTAATTTATCTACTAGACTAGAGACTAACTAAAGACTAACTAAAGACTAACTAAAGAAAACAAAATAATTGATGGAGGACCTGGTTCAATCAAAAGCTGTCATACATTATCTTTAGAATCCCAAggttcacacacatacacacacacaaacaaacaaacaaacagagagagagagagaatcaatcaataacatgtattttataaagccctttttacatcagcagttgtcacaaagtgcttacagTGCATATattgcaaatattgatataataaccattatattgaagtaaacttggagtcaagtgatgatatggtgtgtggtcctcctacTACGACTGGGGAagccatgcagtttattaggctacagatgaaataaattatgatgaacttcacaaggTGGTGAACGTGcatggtgatgagcttgatgctcctttacaATAAATATATCGTAAAGATATTATTCTGGttacatgatgattgatgcttaaTATTCtcactcttatccataataatttcatcatgtagactatccTATCCACACAGCCTACttgcactgtatctgtgagctgttgtcTAGAGCACACGTggcaagaccagagtaggcataTTTgctattttataattttttatttaactaggcaacttctaacacaacagtttttgtgacaaaactatcgagTTAAAAATGCAATGGACATGCgttgaactttagatttttattagGTACCTGAAAACTTAAGcggaaaagtacattttgtgtgcactatgtcAGCACGCACAGATTTCTCTCCTAAACAAGTCTGTTTGGTGGAAACACTACAGGTGGGAAAATacgcatattttctttatgctgatgttttttaaatattcgcatgaaaatctgtcgccaaccTTGCTTATGACATACATGTGATAACCAATTAAACACAACTATGGGCTGTATTAAACCACACATTCATCCTACCTTTTGATTAAAGGATGTTAACCAGGTATTACAGGGGTTTAGCCCAGAGAAAAGAGCACACAACCAGTGGATGCACTCCTCAAGAGGAAATCAATGCATCTTAATGACAGATCGTTAGTGACTCTGTAAGGGGAGTGCTTTTAATGGAAACAGCTCACTCTCACCTACGGACAAAGACCGATtgcactgggcacacactggttgaatcaacgttgtttccatgtcatttcaatgaaattacgttgaaccaacatggaatagacattgaattgacgtctagGCCCAGTGGGATATCAAATCTGGCTACAGTATACTGACCGATTCTCATTATCACCATCAGTGGTTCAATAGTCTGCATCTGCAGAATTTCTTCTATATCATTTCTAGTCCCAAGTAGCAGTAACATTATATCTAAGGACACAGCACAGCATGATCAGATTAATGTTTTTGTCTGTCCTTATATTCAAATGGTTAGTGTTCATGTACAGGTAActaccaacataaagtgtcttaatagggcattcGGCCaacacgagccagaacagcttcaatgcactttggcatagattctacaagtgtctggaactctgttggagggatgcgacaccattttTCCaggagaaattccatcattttggtgttttgttgatggtggtggacaACGCTGTCTAagcgccactccagaatctcccataagtgttcagttgggttgagatctgatgactgagacggccatggcatatggtttacataatTTTAATgctcaaaccattcagtgaccaattgtgccctgtggatgggggcattgtcatcctatgggggcgtagccatggtagccaaaataatggcctgcccagcatttttatacataaaataaaacgttatttgtcacatgcgccaaaaacAACAGGTATAGACTTTACTGtgtaatgcttacttacgagcccttttcTGGAGTGGCCCTTAGACAGCgttatacaaggagtaccggtactgagtactgagtactgagtcaatgtgcaggggtacgagatagttgaggtaatatatagagtacatgtactgtaggtagtcaatatgcatgtgtgtgagagatgtagtgtgtgtgtgtgtattggagtatcggtgtggtgtgtgtgtgtgagtgtatgggtagagtccagtgagtgtgcatagatcCAGTGCAAGTGGGTCAGTGCAAATTaagagggggtcaatgtaaatagtccgggtggccatttgattaactgttcagcagtcttattgcttggtagtataagctgttcaggagccttttgttcccagacttggcgttccggtaccgcggtagcagagagaacaatctatgacttgggtggctgaagtatttgacttttatttttttacatgacCCTAATCATggtgggatgttaattgcttaattatctcaggaaccacacctgtgtggaagcacctgctttcaatacactttgtatccctcatatCCCTCAAGTGTTTCTATTATTTTGGCACTTACAGAACATTTATATATGTTGCTTGTGCACAGCAGAATAGTTTAACTCCATAGAGTTTCTAGAGAGCTGACTCTTTATTGAACTTGGTGGAAGTGAACACCATGATTTACTCAGACACCTTAACTACTCTGTTATGGTTCAATGTGAAGTGGCTAAATTCTAAATTGATACTCCTCCAGATTTGTATACACAACCGCCAGCTCCTGAATGTTAATTTGCTGGGAGCCGGCTTGCTTTTATGACTTCTTTTGTTTGCCTTAAGCACTGTGGCGGCTTGTGGGAAGACTAaattcagacagagacaggttgCAGTTAAAACCAAATTAAAACCACCATTTTCTTCACCTGTTGAATACATTATATCTGAACAGTAAGCAGGTAGTGGTAGTCTGGGTGCTGAGGAATAATTGACCCACATGGTTGATAATAACATGGACCATCATTGCCACCCACATTTAACGTGACAGATGGGTTGTTGTTAGATGCGTTCAGTAAAAAgtgatattctctctctctctcaatctgtccCTCTCTGCAGGCTCTGCTATGCGGCGCCGCTGGCTGATGGTACCGCTGCTCATGCAGGTGTGGCTGGCTGCATCTCCGTCCCTCAGCGAGCGCCCATGCCCCAAAAGCTGTCGCTGCGATGGGAAAATCGTCTACTGTGAGTCAAGCGCCTTTCGTGATGTCCCCAAGAACCTCTCAGGGGGCTGCCAAGGCCTGTCCTTACGTTACAACAGTCTGGCCAGTCTCAGAGCCGGACAGTTTGTGGGCCTCAACCAGCTCATCTGGCTCTATTTGGACCACAACTACATTGCCTCTGTGGACGTACTGGCTTTCCAAGGCGTTCGGAGGCTCAAGGAGCTGATCCTGAGTTCCAACAAGATCACAATGCTCCACAACACCACTTTCCACCCTATACCCAACCTCCGCAATCTGGATCTGTCTTACAACAAACTGGCGGCCCTGCAGCCGGGCCAGTTCCAGGGCCTCCGCAAGCTCCTCAGCCTGCACATGCGCTCCAACTCCTTGAAGAGCATCCCTGTGCGTCTGTTCCAGGACTGCAGAAACCTGGAGTTCCTAGACCTGGGCTACAACCGCCTGCGCAGCATCACCCGCAATGCCTTTTCAGGCCTGCTGAAGCTGACCGAGCTGCACCTGGAGCACAACCAGTTCTCCAAGATCAACTTCTCCCACTTCCCACGCCTCTACAACCTGCGGGCGCTGTACCTGCAGTGGAACCGTATCCGCTCCATGAGCCAGGGCCTCACCTGGACCTGGACCTCCCTGCAGAAGCTGGACCTGTCTGGCAATGATCTGCAAGAGGTGGATGCTACGGTCTACCAATGCCTGCCCAACCTTCAAACACTCAATCTGGATTCCAACAAACTGACCAACGTGTCCCAGGAGACCGTGTCGGCCTGGatctccctgaccaccatcaGCCTGGCGGGGAATGTGTGGGACTGTGGCCCTGTGATCTGCCCCCTGGTGGTCTGGCTGAGGAACTTCAAGGGGAACAAGGAGACCACCATGATCTGCGCCGCCCCCAAGGAGGCCCAAGGTGAGAAGGTCATGGATGCCATAGACACCCACGGTGTGTGTCGGGCTACCGCCATCACACCCCTCACAGCCAGCACCCGGCCCACCCCCTCTAAAGGCCCAGACCAGACAGAACGCCACCCAGCCTACCCCACGCCCCACACCGGAgctgggaagaggggagaggaatcCAGAGATGGCCCTACATCTTCAGCTGTCACCCCGCCCATGGAACCACCACCTGAGCATGAGTTTGAGCCTGTGTCCTTTCACAAGATTGTGGCGGGGAGCGTTGCCCTGTTTTTGTCTGTGGCGATGATCCTGTTGGTGATCTACGTGTCGTGGAAGCGCTATCCCAGCAGCGTCAAGCAGCTGCAGGAGCACTCTGCCGCGGCTCGCAAACGGCGGAAaaaagccagagagacagagcacACGCTGAGCTCCCCACTGCAGGAGTATTATGTGGACTACAAGCCCACCAATTCGGAGGCCATGGACGTGCTTGTCAACGGGACTGGCTCCTGCACCTGCACCATCTCAGGCTCCAGGGAATGCGAGGTATGAACCACACCATCCGCCACCCCTCCTAAACAAATCTCTTCCACAGCGAGGCTACCTGAGGTAAATTCTTACACTGCTTTTGATAGATATTAACATATGTGGCTTTTACTTTAGTATCTCCCCTC encodes the following:
- the LOC120021016 gene encoding leucine-rich repeat transmembrane neuronal protein 4, coding for MGSAMRRRWLMVPLLMQVWLAASPSLSERPCPKSCRCDGKIVYCESSAFRDVPKNLSGGCQGLSLRYNSLASLRAGQFVGLNQLIWLYLDHNYIASVDVLAFQGVRRLKELILSSNKITMLHNTTFHPIPNLRNLDLSYNKLAALQPGQFQGLRKLLSLHMRSNSLKSIPVRLFQDCRNLEFLDLGYNRLRSITRNAFSGLLKLTELHLEHNQFSKINFSHFPRLYNLRALYLQWNRIRSMSQGLTWTWTSLQKLDLSGNDLQEVDATVYQCLPNLQTLNLDSNKLTNVSQETVSAWISLTTISLAGNVWDCGPVICPLVVWLRNFKGNKETTMICAAPKEAQGEKVMDAIDTHGVCRATAITPLTASTRPTPSKGPDQTERHPAYPTPHTGAGKRGEESRDGPTSSAVTPPMEPPPEHEFEPVSFHKIVAGSVALFLSVAMILLVIYVSWKRYPSSVKQLQEHSAAARKRRKKARETEHTLSSPLQEYYVDYKPTNSEAMDVLVNGTGSCTCTISGSRECEVPHQMGTLAYYRYEQPIVDYCQAHQPLRLNMGYEGPPQGLEELGPRERTTIQTVSLPAVPSAATVGAGPRSPPSILRAPSQVPGGPFPPQERTTTLTFGR